A stretch of the Cellulomonas sp. WB94 genome encodes the following:
- a CDS encoding glycosyltransferase 87 family protein, with the protein MWTAFVVAHAWITFMGVQLMFNSSFHDVDLYRYWMWLGAHLGQWPVLSSDWVYPAGAIVPMLIPAVASTTNGHTYALAWCVMVTLLDALAVVVLLRHRRSTAGVWWWMAFLVLLGPVSMGRLDAIIVPVMIVALAVLLSRPRLAAALLTAGAWIKVAPGAIIIPLVLVTRRPWRDVVVPAGLVSAFIVLEVAVGGGTSHVASFLTEQGTRGLQIESVGATPWVLAGLFTTSVTRYLNQELVTWEITGPGSNFAVDVLGLALPLGIALLAALFWWLHRRAGTGMHLQAFLVRAALLVLLVLIVLNKVGSPQYLAWLASPVALALALRLPGWRSTAWQVAALALLTQIVFPLDYGALLNGQVPVSLVLVARNVLLVVLLVETVRDLVRDSRRSEDSYTPPGFVEAAASHASR; encoded by the coding sequence GTGTGGACCGCGTTCGTCGTCGCGCACGCCTGGATCACGTTCATGGGCGTCCAGCTGATGTTCAACAGCTCGTTCCACGACGTCGACCTGTACCGGTACTGGATGTGGCTCGGCGCGCACCTGGGCCAGTGGCCGGTCCTGAGCAGCGACTGGGTCTACCCCGCGGGCGCGATCGTGCCGATGCTGATCCCCGCCGTCGCGAGCACCACGAACGGTCACACGTACGCGCTCGCCTGGTGCGTGATGGTCACGCTGCTCGACGCGCTCGCCGTCGTCGTGCTCCTGCGGCACCGCCGGTCCACGGCCGGCGTCTGGTGGTGGATGGCGTTCCTCGTGCTGCTGGGCCCGGTGTCCATGGGGCGCCTCGACGCGATCATCGTGCCGGTCATGATCGTCGCGCTCGCGGTCCTGCTCTCGCGGCCGCGGCTCGCGGCTGCGCTCCTGACGGCCGGGGCATGGATCAAGGTCGCACCGGGCGCGATCATCATCCCCCTGGTGCTCGTCACCCGGCGGCCGTGGCGCGACGTCGTCGTCCCGGCGGGTCTCGTGTCGGCGTTCATCGTGCTCGAGGTCGCGGTCGGCGGCGGGACGTCGCACGTCGCGAGCTTCCTGACGGAGCAGGGCACGCGCGGGCTGCAGATCGAGTCGGTCGGCGCGACCCCGTGGGTGCTCGCCGGCCTGTTCACCACGTCGGTCACGCGCTACCTGAACCAAGAGCTCGTCACGTGGGAGATCACGGGCCCGGGCTCGAACTTCGCGGTCGACGTGCTCGGCCTCGCGCTGCCGCTCGGCATCGCGCTCCTGGCCGCGCTGTTCTGGTGGCTGCACCGGCGTGCTGGGACCGGGATGCACCTGCAGGCGTTCCTCGTGCGGGCCGCGCTGCTCGTTCTCCTCGTCCTCATCGTGCTCAACAAGGTGGGCTCGCCGCAGTACCTCGCCTGGCTCGCGTCACCCGTCGCGCTCGCGCTCGCGCTGCGCCTGCCCGGGTGGCGCTCGACCGCCTGGCAGGTGGCGGCCCTCGCGCTCCTCACGCAGATCGTGTTCCCGCTCGACTACGGCGCGCTGCTCAACGGGCAGGTGCCCGTCTCGCTCGTCCTGGTCGCGCGCAACGTGCTCCTCGTGGTCCTGCTCGTGGAGACCGTCCGCGACCTGGTGCGCGACAGCCGCAGGTCCGAGGACAGCTACACCCCGCCCGGGTTCGTCGAGGCCGCCGCGAGCCACGCCAGCAGGTAG
- a CDS encoding LytR C-terminal domain-containing protein, with amino-acid sequence MSTDPDRARTLRRRHMHERQAVIFGVLLAGLAVAGLGAAAVYTGTLGIPFLSRGFSSPPPEAGVTAPPCPPEGAAPVPYAQVTVNVYNGAKVPGLAAQTAAALTARGFVVATTTNSTESLAGTARLTFGAAGVAAAYTLAAQLDKPVLVLDARADASVDITVGSGYNGLVAADLILLDPAVPFAAPAGCVPISQITLAPAPAPTTDTATEEPPQDGAETPAPEDTPAAG; translated from the coding sequence GTGAGCACCGACCCGGACCGCGCCCGCACGCTGCGCCGGCGGCACATGCACGAGCGGCAGGCCGTCATCTTCGGCGTGCTGCTGGCCGGTCTCGCCGTCGCCGGCCTCGGCGCCGCGGCTGTCTACACCGGAACTCTGGGCATCCCGTTCCTCTCCCGCGGGTTCAGCTCCCCGCCGCCCGAGGCCGGGGTCACCGCCCCGCCGTGCCCGCCCGAGGGCGCCGCACCGGTGCCGTACGCGCAGGTCACCGTCAACGTCTACAACGGCGCCAAGGTCCCCGGGCTCGCCGCTCAGACGGCCGCGGCCCTGACCGCGCGCGGCTTCGTGGTCGCCACGACCACCAACTCGACCGAGAGCCTGGCGGGCACGGCGCGCCTCACGTTCGGCGCCGCGGGCGTCGCGGCGGCATACACGCTCGCCGCACAGCTCGACAAGCCCGTCCTCGTGCTCGACGCCCGCGCCGACGCGAGCGTCGACATCACGGTCGGCTCCGGCTACAACGGGCTCGTCGCGGCCGACCTGATCCTGCTCGACCCTGCGGTGCCGTTCGCGGCGCCCGCCGGCTGCGTGCCGATCTCCCAGATCACGCTCGCCCCGGCGCCGGCGCCGACGACCGACACGGCGACCGAGGAGCCCCCGCAGGACGGCGCCGAGACCCCGGCGCCGGAAGACACCCCCGCCGCCGGCTGA
- a CDS encoding LacI family DNA-binding transcriptional regulator translates to MTRKVPTVYDVAALAGVSIATVSRVFRRPDQVTQATKDVVQTAVRDLGYVPSASARGLAARRAGAIGLCFPDFDGIDELGPVTFRSGPVRVVPDPAGDFEPTGDLYISEVMRGTEIEAWRHGLAVTIAVARGTGRTEIFDNLAGRVDGMVTLSRTVPDDLLAHIARRIPVVVIAGPRTNDDYDHVTTDNAAGMRAMTEHVITAHGITDLAFIGGPADSPDAKDRFDGHREALRAAGLRVPRGPRMRGDFTRAGGRAVGRALVDEGDLPRALICANDQTALGILDVLTQAGVRVPQDVALTGFDGIDGTQQSSPRVTTVHQPMLELGRAAVDTLLRRLSDPQQAPESRTLPVEVLLRESCGCLPVVSSATDFS, encoded by the coding sequence ATGACGCGGAAGGTGCCGACCGTCTACGACGTCGCGGCGCTCGCCGGGGTCTCGATCGCGACCGTCTCGCGGGTCTTCCGGCGCCCGGACCAGGTCACGCAGGCCACCAAGGACGTCGTGCAGACAGCCGTCCGGGACCTCGGGTACGTGCCGAGCGCGAGCGCTCGTGGGCTCGCCGCCCGGCGTGCCGGGGCGATCGGCCTGTGCTTCCCGGACTTCGACGGCATCGACGAGCTCGGCCCGGTGACGTTCAGGAGCGGGCCGGTCCGCGTCGTCCCCGATCCTGCCGGCGACTTCGAGCCGACGGGTGACCTGTACATCAGCGAGGTCATGCGCGGGACCGAGATCGAGGCGTGGCGCCACGGTCTGGCCGTGACGATCGCCGTCGCTCGTGGCACCGGTCGGACCGAGATCTTCGACAACCTCGCCGGCCGGGTCGACGGGATGGTGACGCTGTCGCGGACGGTGCCGGACGACCTGCTCGCCCACATCGCGCGGCGGATCCCCGTGGTGGTGATCGCGGGTCCGCGCACGAACGACGACTACGACCACGTCACCACGGACAACGCCGCCGGGATGCGGGCGATGACCGAGCACGTCATCACGGCGCACGGGATCACCGACCTGGCGTTCATCGGCGGGCCGGCCGACTCTCCGGACGCCAAGGACCGCTTCGACGGTCATCGGGAGGCGCTGCGTGCGGCCGGCCTGCGCGTGCCGCGCGGGCCCCGGATGCGCGGGGACTTCACGCGGGCGGGTGGGCGCGCGGTCGGCCGCGCCCTCGTGGACGAGGGCGACCTGCCACGTGCGCTGATCTGCGCGAACGACCAGACGGCGCTCGGCATCCTCGACGTGCTGACCCAGGCCGGCGTGCGGGTCCCGCAGGACGTGGCGCTCACGGGCTTCGACGGGATCGACGGGACCCAGCAGTCCAGCCCGCGCGTGACGACGGTGCACCAGCCTATGCTCGAGCTAGGCCGTGCAGCGGTGGACACCCTGCTGCGTCGGCTGAGTGATCCGCAGCAGGCACCCGAGTCCCGCACGTTGCCGGTGGAGGTCCTGCTCCGAGAGAGCTGCGGGTGCCTTCCTGTCGTGTCGAGCGCGACCGACTTCAGCTAG
- a CDS encoding type II toxin-antitoxin system VapB family antitoxin produces MIFKAVGDGRPYPDHGLVTSKQWAEVPPRQVRLDELVTTKVTLNLDTLLSDDSTFYGDLFAHVVQWRGVMYLEDGLHRAVRAALQQRPLLHARVLVIS; encoded by the coding sequence GTGATCTTCAAGGCGGTGGGCGACGGTCGGCCTTATCCCGACCACGGCCTTGTCACGTCCAAGCAGTGGGCCGAGGTCCCGCCGCGCCAGGTGCGGCTCGACGAGCTGGTGACGACCAAGGTCACGCTCAACCTGGACACGCTCCTGTCGGACGACTCGACCTTCTACGGCGACCTGTTTGCGCACGTCGTGCAGTGGCGCGGGGTCATGTACCTCGAGGACGGTCTGCACCGAGCCGTCCGGGCAGCGCTCCAGCAGCGCCCACTTCTGCACGCCCGCGTCCTGGTGATCTCGTGA
- a CDS encoding HlyD family efflux transporter periplasmic adaptor subunit produces the protein MTWGNRIRLFFGLIIVVVGAAFATYHLNESEALAASSSAQIAAKTYDVGSPYAGLVVDQPIEIGDTVETGDPLFVIDSAALQHDIAIGLGPASSAASEVDADGHLVIRATGPGVVRQLTATRGSFVQASGQLAVVEKAETLYVLADYVLSPKEYARIGDQAAVTIVLPNQQQLSGHVERVDVTTVANQAQATITIASDELVAGDANGLVTAGTPVTAELHLTNDGVVTTVADSVKRYLSGIRL, from the coding sequence ATGACCTGGGGAAACCGCATCCGACTGTTCTTCGGCCTGATCATCGTCGTCGTCGGCGCAGCCTTCGCGACCTATCACCTCAACGAGTCCGAGGCCCTCGCGGCCAGCTCGTCCGCCCAGATCGCCGCCAAGACGTACGACGTCGGGTCGCCCTACGCGGGACTCGTCGTCGACCAGCCCATCGAGATCGGCGACACCGTGGAGACCGGTGACCCCCTCTTCGTGATCGACAGCGCGGCGCTGCAGCACGACATCGCGATCGGTCTCGGCCCGGCGTCCTCTGCTGCGTCCGAGGTCGACGCCGACGGCCACCTCGTCATCCGGGCGACCGGACCGGGTGTGGTGCGCCAGCTGACCGCGACCCGCGGCTCGTTCGTCCAGGCGTCCGGCCAGCTGGCCGTCGTCGAGAAGGCCGAGACGCTGTACGTGCTCGCCGACTACGTCCTGAGCCCGAAGGAGTACGCGCGCATCGGCGACCAGGCCGCCGTGACGATCGTGCTCCCGAACCAGCAGCAGCTGTCGGGTCACGTCGAGCGGGTCGACGTCACGACCGTCGCCAACCAGGCGCAGGCGACGATCACCATCGCGAGCGACGAGCTCGTCGCCGGCGACGCCAACGGTCTCGTGACGGCCGGGACCCCGGTCACCGCGGAGCTGCACCTCACGAACGACGGGGTGGTGACGACTGTCGCCGACTCGGTCAAGCGCTACCTGAGCGGGATCCGGCTGTGA
- a CDS encoding glycosyl hydrolase — MTARTRVGLAVIAVVAAGAVAGGAYLVTSGDPDTAGPAVASGVAAGPSDAVLPVVDTAALVAGVDQSAAGKLTPVRLADGLVPPTNRWFSGLVFGDQPQPVFPLPLSFSLTADGFSLGLPKPVVSEKAIVGPHLPAVAVGAGATSARVSAYDAVTVTIELLDAGGGVIGRVVIAEGSPFVSFTSVTDTDLTLAVPFAAAASGAPVGSALATATVAGTQYAVVAPSGAIAAGGVRLSAGQSASWYAVPDGADASVSSALASAAVDPVVGSESTYGVDDTVARTTIGYRTATGGSTAYVTMPHQRAGKQPDRTDCGAASYPSVYGALELCTGSMLTSWAPVVPASGGLDLTSVPQDRLDVVRTQLAADVASTPAFPSDTYFGGKALYRAATLVTLGHSLGADDVVAPLKEKVVAALREWAQPDGCTQRQARCFVYDAAARGVIGLTPSFGSDEFNDHHFHYGYFLATAGLLAADDTALADELAPVMNLLAQDVAAARPSDQLPQLRVFDVYAGHSWASGTSPFADGNNQESTSEAVNAWNGLGLWAKASGQDALGVEATWLASTEAASARAYWTDPDLSEPVYQGFGHKIFALAWGGKRDYATWFSGEPSAILGIQLIPMNPAAGYLAGDPDRIRANVAEAAPGGYGVQFGDYLLMYLALAGPQDADRAWTTAQQLPDTAIDDGDSRAYLLAWLAAASTNPGGV, encoded by the coding sequence GTGACGGCTCGCACGCGGGTCGGCCTGGCCGTGATCGCCGTGGTCGCCGCCGGTGCGGTCGCGGGGGGCGCCTACCTGGTGACCTCCGGAGACCCCGACACGGCCGGGCCGGCCGTGGCGAGCGGGGTCGCCGCGGGTCCCAGCGACGCCGTGCTGCCCGTCGTCGACACGGCCGCGCTCGTCGCGGGCGTCGACCAGTCCGCCGCGGGCAAGCTCACGCCGGTCCGGCTCGCCGACGGTCTCGTGCCGCCCACGAACCGGTGGTTCAGCGGTCTCGTGTTCGGCGACCAGCCGCAGCCGGTGTTCCCGCTGCCGCTGTCGTTCTCGCTGACCGCCGACGGGTTCTCGCTCGGGCTGCCGAAGCCGGTCGTCAGCGAGAAGGCCATCGTCGGCCCGCACCTGCCGGCCGTCGCGGTCGGCGCCGGTGCCACGTCGGCGCGCGTGAGCGCCTACGACGCGGTCACGGTGACGATCGAGCTGCTCGACGCGGGCGGCGGCGTGATCGGTCGCGTCGTGATCGCCGAGGGCTCGCCGTTCGTCAGCTTCACCTCGGTCACGGACACCGACCTGACCCTCGCCGTGCCGTTCGCGGCGGCGGCGTCGGGTGCCCCGGTCGGGTCCGCGCTCGCGACCGCGACGGTCGCCGGGACGCAGTACGCGGTCGTCGCCCCGAGCGGTGCGATCGCTGCGGGCGGGGTCCGGCTGAGCGCCGGGCAGTCCGCCTCCTGGTACGCGGTGCCCGACGGCGCGGACGCGTCCGTCAGCTCGGCGCTCGCGTCGGCCGCGGTGGACCCCGTCGTCGGCTCCGAGTCGACCTACGGCGTCGACGACACCGTGGCGCGCACCACCATCGGCTACCGCACGGCCACGGGCGGTTCGACCGCCTACGTGACGATGCCGCACCAGCGCGCGGGCAAGCAGCCGGACCGCACGGACTGCGGGGCGGCGTCCTACCCGAGCGTCTACGGAGCGCTCGAGCTGTGCACCGGCTCGATGCTCACGTCCTGGGCGCCCGTCGTCCCGGCCTCCGGCGGCCTCGACCTGACGTCCGTGCCGCAGGACCGCCTCGACGTCGTCCGGACCCAGCTCGCGGCCGACGTGGCCTCGACCCCGGCCTTCCCGTCGGACACCTACTTCGGTGGCAAGGCCCTGTACCGCGCCGCGACCCTCGTCACGCTCGGCCACTCGCTCGGGGCGGACGACGTCGTCGCACCGCTCAAGGAGAAGGTCGTCGCTGCTCTGCGCGAGTGGGCGCAGCCCGACGGGTGCACGCAGCGCCAGGCCCGGTGCTTCGTGTACGACGCGGCAGCGCGCGGGGTCATCGGCCTCACGCCGTCGTTCGGCTCCGACGAGTTCAACGACCACCACTTCCACTACGGCTACTTCCTGGCGACCGCGGGTCTCCTCGCGGCCGACGACACCGCGCTCGCGGACGAGCTCGCCCCGGTCATGAACCTGCTCGCGCAGGACGTCGCCGCGGCGCGCCCGAGCGACCAGCTGCCGCAGCTGCGCGTGTTCGACGTGTACGCGGGCCACTCGTGGGCGTCGGGCACCTCGCCGTTCGCCGACGGCAACAACCAGGAGTCCACGTCCGAGGCGGTCAACGCCTGGAACGGCCTCGGACTCTGGGCGAAGGCGTCGGGCCAGGACGCGCTGGGCGTCGAGGCGACCTGGCTCGCGTCGACCGAGGCGGCCAGCGCGCGCGCGTACTGGACCGACCCCGACCTGTCCGAGCCCGTGTACCAGGGGTTCGGGCACAAGATCTTCGCGCTCGCGTGGGGCGGGAAGCGTGACTACGCGACGTGGTTCAGCGGGGAGCCGAGCGCCATCCTCGGCATCCAGCTCATCCCGATGAACCCCGCCGCCGGGTACCTCGCGGGCGACCCGGACCGCATCCGGGCCAACGTCGCCGAGGCGGCTCCGGGCGGGTACGGCGTGCAGTTCGGCGACTACCTGCTCATGTACCTGGCCCTCGCCGGACCGCAGGACGCCGACAGGGCCTGGACGACCGCGCAGCAGCTGCCCGACACGGCGATCGACGACGGCGACTCGCGCGCCTACCTGCTGGCGTGGCTCGCGGCGGCCTCGACGAACCCGGGCGGGGTGTAG
- a CDS encoding DUF1684 domain-containing protein, whose protein sequence is MPPTASDVLATTDWRRRTAELYAEVRRIAATDPAAAHATWVEGRDELFAEHPASPLTPEARGGFRGLVVAPYDPAFRFEVRVRAASNQRLEVATGTDGIVPFERIGRVELAGLGSLSVWALRGYGGGLFLPVKDGLAGRPGGTFGGGRYVLDTIKGADLGRRDMPGGPLVVDLNFAYNPSCAYDPAWACPLATRGNVLVAEVPVGELVPEPAVHLGDQR, encoded by the coding sequence CTGCCGCCGACGGCCTCGGACGTGCTCGCGACGACGGACTGGCGCCGACGCACCGCGGAGCTCTACGCGGAGGTCCGCCGGATCGCCGCGACCGACCCCGCCGCGGCGCACGCGACGTGGGTCGAGGGCCGCGACGAGCTGTTCGCGGAGCACCCCGCCTCTCCGCTCACCCCCGAGGCCCGCGGCGGTTTCCGTGGGCTCGTGGTCGCCCCGTACGACCCGGCGTTCCGCTTCGAGGTCCGGGTCCGGGCCGCGTCGAACCAGCGGCTCGAGGTCGCCACCGGGACCGACGGCATCGTGCCGTTCGAGCGCATCGGACGCGTCGAGCTGGCCGGCCTCGGGAGCCTGTCGGTGTGGGCGCTGCGCGGCTACGGCGGCGGGCTGTTCCTGCCCGTCAAGGACGGCCTGGCCGGCCGGCCCGGCGGCACGTTCGGCGGCGGACGGTACGTGCTCGACACCATCAAGGGCGCCGACCTGGGCCGACGCGACATGCCCGGCGGACCGCTCGTCGTCGACCTCAACTTCGCCTACAACCCGTCGTGCGCCTACGACCCGGCCTGGGCGTGCCCGCTCGCGACCCGCGGGAACGTGCTGGTCGCCGAGGTCCCCGTCGGCGAGCTCGTGCCCGAGCCCGCCGTGCACCTCGGGGACCAGCGCTAG
- a CDS encoding cellulose synthase catalytic subunit, whose product MSETTFGRLVFEPRPTDDPRTTPARTPENEAAQSPSLMLLVLVASAGIVMYAVFLLNPGNRGDWLPFSLVVGAEAILVGQALLSMWTILSSGHNPRGFDFHHAQDGLYDVADILRQRIDDTPSRWRMYLRNRPATVDVFITTYGEDLGTIRRTVSAAVAMQGEHLTWVLDDGRSDEVRDLAAELGARYVRRLTSNGAKAGNVNHALSLSNGEFFVIFDADFVPLPTFLHETVPFFASDDVAFVQTPQTYGNLHNLISRGAGYMQSVFYRFIQPGRNRFNAAFCVGTNVIFRRAAIDQIGGMYSDSKSEDVWTSIRLHERGWRSIYIPTTLAIGDTPETIEAYTKQQLRWATGGFEILLTHNPLSRKRRLTLDQRLQYLVTATHYLGGITPLALLLVPPLQIFFDLTPMNIHLSPLAWAAFYAGFYGMQILVAFYTLGSFRWEVLMLATVSFPIYWRAFVNAAFHREQSWHVTGSKGKASSPFNFIMPQVLFFALLLITSVIGGWKDWSHGSLSLALFWNLTNTVILGAFVLTAAREGRRTKRAAAAERRAVARPRRSAAAREPVLAGAPGGAA is encoded by the coding sequence ATGTCCGAGACCACATTTGGGCGGCTCGTCTTCGAGCCGCGACCGACAGACGACCCGAGAACGACCCCGGCGCGCACGCCGGAGAACGAGGCGGCCCAGTCGCCGTCGCTCATGCTGCTCGTCCTCGTGGCGAGCGCCGGCATCGTGATGTACGCGGTGTTCCTGCTCAACCCGGGCAACCGCGGCGACTGGCTGCCGTTCAGTCTCGTCGTCGGCGCCGAGGCGATCCTCGTCGGGCAGGCCCTGCTGTCGATGTGGACGATCCTGTCCAGCGGGCACAACCCGCGCGGCTTCGACTTCCACCACGCGCAGGACGGCCTCTACGACGTCGCCGACATCCTGCGCCAGCGCATCGACGACACCCCGTCCCGGTGGCGGATGTACCTGCGCAACCGCCCTGCCACGGTCGACGTGTTCATCACGACGTACGGCGAGGACCTCGGCACCATCCGGCGCACGGTCAGCGCGGCCGTCGCGATGCAGGGTGAGCACCTGACCTGGGTGCTCGACGACGGTCGCTCCGACGAGGTCCGCGACCTGGCTGCCGAGCTCGGGGCGCGGTACGTCCGGCGTCTGACGAGCAACGGCGCCAAGGCCGGGAACGTCAACCACGCGCTGTCGCTCAGCAACGGCGAGTTCTTCGTCATCTTCGACGCCGACTTCGTCCCGCTGCCGACGTTCCTCCACGAGACGGTGCCGTTCTTCGCGTCCGACGACGTCGCGTTCGTCCAGACCCCGCAGACGTACGGCAACCTGCACAACCTGATCTCTCGCGGCGCGGGGTACATGCAGTCGGTGTTCTACCGGTTCATCCAGCCGGGCCGGAACAGGTTCAACGCGGCGTTCTGCGTCGGCACGAACGTGATCTTCCGCAGGGCTGCGATCGACCAGATCGGCGGGATGTACTCCGACTCCAAGTCCGAGGACGTGTGGACGTCCATCCGCCTGCACGAGCGGGGCTGGCGGTCGATCTACATCCCCACGACGCTCGCGATCGGTGACACGCCCGAGACGATCGAGGCGTACACCAAGCAGCAGCTGCGGTGGGCCACGGGCGGCTTCGAGATCCTGCTCACGCACAACCCGCTGTCCCGCAAGCGCCGGCTCACGCTCGACCAGCGCCTGCAGTACCTGGTCACCGCGACGCACTACCTCGGCGGGATCACCCCGCTGGCGCTGCTGCTGGTGCCGCCGCTGCAGATCTTCTTCGACCTGACGCCGATGAACATCCACCTGTCCCCGCTCGCGTGGGCGGCGTTCTACGCGGGCTTCTACGGGATGCAGATCCTCGTCGCGTTCTACACGCTCGGGTCGTTCCGGTGGGAGGTGCTCATGCTGGCCACCGTCTCGTTCCCGATCTACTGGCGTGCGTTCGTCAACGCCGCGTTCCACCGCGAGCAGAGCTGGCACGTCACGGGGAGCAAGGGCAAGGCGTCCTCGCCCTTCAACTTCATCATGCCGCAGGTCCTCTTCTTCGCCCTCCTGCTGATCACCTCGGTCATCGGGGGATGGAAGGACTGGTCCCACGGGTCCCTGAGCCTCGCGCTCTTCTGGAACCTCACGAACACCGTGATCCTCGGTGCCTTCGTCCTGACGGCGGCCCGCGAGGGTCGCCGCACCAAGCGAGCAGCGGCCGCTGAGCGTCGCGCGGTCGCCCGTCCCCGACGGTCCGCCGCCGCGCGCGAGCCCGTCCTCGCCGGAGCACCTGGAGGTGCCGCATGA
- a CDS encoding VOC family protein: MRPRLQEIVVDCADPAALAEFWGGLLEARWAVRDESWAMVDADPLLLAFQRVPEPKSSPKNRLHLDVQVADAGVAIARATARGARVLREPEVGPGGDGYVVLADPEGNEFCFVIDNGGTWTASIRAALDAAPEPPA; encoded by the coding sequence ATGCGACCGCGCCTGCAGGAGATCGTCGTGGACTGTGCCGACCCGGCTGCGCTCGCGGAGTTCTGGGGCGGCCTGCTCGAGGCCCGGTGGGCGGTGCGCGACGAGTCCTGGGCCATGGTCGACGCCGACCCGCTGCTCCTGGCGTTCCAGCGCGTGCCCGAGCCCAAGTCCTCGCCCAAGAACCGGTTGCACCTCGACGTCCAGGTGGCCGACGCCGGTGTCGCGATCGCGCGCGCGACGGCACGAGGGGCGCGCGTCCTGCGCGAGCCCGAGGTCGGACCTGGCGGCGACGGCTATGTCGTGCTGGCCGACCCCGAGGGCAACGAGTTCTGCTTCGTCATCGACAACGGCGGCACCTGGACGGCGAGCATCCGCGCCGCTCTCGACGCCGCGCCGGAACCCCCGGCGTAG
- a CDS encoding solute carrier family 23 protein, which produces MSGIGWRVHGDGRTISPGAVVAPDERLSWPRTIGIGMQHVVAMFGATFLVPLLTHFSPATTLFFSAIGTVAFLLITGNKLPSYLGSSFAFIAPITAAMASGGQSVALGGVLVTGLLLAVIGGIVHIAGSRWIDVVMPPVVTGTIVALIGFNLAPVAWGTCQQSVVDGAIATSCTSGFRAAPVTAFITLMAIVLTAVLFRGILGRLSILVGVVIGYAVASIRGEVSFDAVRDASWIGFPTFVTPTFDFTVLGLFIPVVLVLIAENVGHVKSVSAMTGHDLDPLVGRALFADGVATTLAGLGGGSGTTTYAENIGVMAATKIYSTAAYWVAAGAALVLSMSPKFGALIATIPQGVLGGATTVLYGMIGLLGARIWVQNKVDFSDPVNLMTAAVALIIGIANYSFSAGDLRFEGIALGSAAAIGLYHLMRALARWRGTSQEPASPASVPGGDEIKAV; this is translated from the coding sequence GTGAGCGGCATCGGATGGCGTGTGCACGGCGACGGACGCACGATCAGCCCCGGGGCGGTCGTCGCCCCTGATGAGCGGCTCAGCTGGCCGCGCACGATCGGCATCGGGATGCAGCACGTCGTCGCGATGTTCGGGGCGACGTTCCTCGTCCCGCTCCTGACGCACTTCTCCCCGGCCACGACGCTGTTCTTCTCGGCGATCGGCACCGTCGCGTTCCTGCTGATCACCGGCAACAAGCTCCCGAGCTACCTCGGGTCGAGCTTCGCGTTCATCGCGCCCATCACGGCAGCCATGGCCTCCGGCGGGCAGTCGGTCGCGCTCGGCGGCGTCCTCGTCACGGGTCTGCTGCTCGCCGTCATCGGCGGGATCGTGCACATCGCCGGCTCACGCTGGATCGACGTCGTCATGCCCCCGGTCGTGACAGGCACCATCGTCGCGCTGATCGGGTTCAACCTCGCGCCCGTCGCGTGGGGCACCTGCCAGCAGTCCGTGGTCGACGGCGCGATCGCGACCTCCTGCACCAGCGGCTTCCGAGCGGCTCCCGTGACCGCGTTCATCACGCTCATGGCGATCGTGCTCACCGCGGTCCTGTTCCGCGGGATCCTCGGGCGCCTGTCGATCCTCGTCGGCGTCGTGATCGGCTACGCCGTCGCCTCGATCCGCGGCGAGGTCAGCTTCGACGCCGTGCGCGACGCGAGCTGGATCGGCTTCCCGACCTTCGTCACGCCGACGTTCGACTTCACCGTGCTCGGCCTGTTCATCCCCGTGGTGCTCGTCCTCATCGCCGAGAACGTCGGCCACGTGAAGTCGGTGTCCGCCATGACGGGCCACGACCTCGACCCGCTCGTGGGTCGCGCGCTCTTCGCCGACGGCGTCGCGACGACGCTCGCCGGTCTCGGCGGCGGTTCCGGCACGACGACCTACGCCGAGAACATCGGGGTCATGGCGGCCACGAAGATCTACTCGACCGCGGCCTACTGGGTGGCCGCCGGGGCGGCGCTCGTCCTGAGCATGTCGCCCAAGTTCGGCGCGCTGATCGCGACCATCCCCCAGGGCGTCCTGGGCGGGGCGACGACGGTGCTCTACGGCATGATCGGCCTGCTCGGCGCGCGTATCTGGGTGCAGAACAAGGTCGACTTCTCCGACCCCGTGAACCTCATGACCGCGGCCGTCGCGCTGATCATCGGCATCGCGAACTACTCGTTCTCGGCCGGCGACCTGCGGTTCGAGGGCATCGCGCTCGGCAGCGCCGCGGCGATCGGGCTCTACCACCTCATGCGCGCGCTGGCCCGCTGGCGTGGGACGAGCCAGGAGCCCGCGAGCCCCGCGTCCGTTCCCGGCGGCGACGAGATCAAGGCGGTCTGA